In Helicobacter mastomyrinus, a single genomic region encodes these proteins:
- the hypE gene encoding hydrogenase expression/formation protein HypE — MKNTHISLSHGSGGVESNALVDGVIHKILGEVMCEYGEDAGVFSGVKGYAISTDSYVVSPIFFPGGDIGKLCVCGSSNDVSVRGATPRYLTLGLILEEGFTMEELEQILHSIKREAIQGGLRIITGDTKVVPKGNADKIYINTTAIGEIKDVDWRVGNIQEGDDIILSAPVGTHGAVIFCARNEMALQNDLQSDCAQLYPLIESTHQYGNAIHAVRDATRGGVAAVLNEWSRGACVEINIQGEKIPILQQVRGVCEILGLEALNLANEGVLLMAVSPHKSKAILESLRSHTLGKQACIIGRVSRKVAHIQEARVIATNAWGGKCYVEYPQGELLPRIC, encoded by the coding sequence ATGAAAAATACACATATTAGCCTTTCACACGGAAGTGGAGGCGTGGAATCTAATGCACTTGTTGATGGTGTGATACATAAGATTCTAGGTGAGGTGATGTGCGAGTATGGAGAGGATGCGGGGGTCTTTAGCGGTGTGAAGGGATATGCTATCAGTACAGATAGCTATGTGGTAAGCCCTATTTTTTTCCCCGGAGGCGATATTGGCAAACTCTGTGTGTGCGGCTCAAGTAATGATGTGAGTGTGCGAGGGGCGACACCGCGATATTTGACTTTGGGCTTGATATTAGAAGAGGGCTTTACTATGGAGGAGCTGGAGCAGATTTTGCATTCTATCAAGAGAGAGGCGATTCAAGGGGGATTACGTATCATCACCGGCGATACAAAAGTCGTCCCAAAGGGCAATGCGGATAAGATTTATATCAATACCACGGCTATTGGGGAGATAAAGGATGTGGATTGGCGTGTGGGGAATATACAAGAGGGTGATGATATTATCCTTAGTGCGCCTGTGGGGACACACGGGGCGGTAATCTTTTGTGCTAGGAATGAGATGGCATTGCAAAATGACTTACAGAGCGATTGTGCGCAGCTTTATCCGCTTATAGAATCTACCCATCAATATGGTAATGCTATACACGCTGTGCGCGATGCGACACGAGGGGGTGTAGCAGCGGTGCTAAATGAATGGAGTAGGGGAGCGTGTGTGGAAATAAATATACAAGGAGAGAAAATCCCTATTTTGCAGCAAGTGCGCGGCGTGTGTGAGATACTTGGCTTAGAAGCGCTCAATCTCGCTAATGAGGGAGTGCTATTAATGGCAGTATCACCGCATAAAAGCAAAGCAATTCTAGAATCTTTGCGCTCTCATACTTTAGGTAAACAAGCTTGTATCATTGGTAGGGTATCGCGTAAGGTAGCACATATACAAGAAGCACGTGTGATTGCAACAAATGCGTGGGGCGGAAAATGCTATGTGGAATATCCGCAAGGAGAATTGCTCCCTAGAATCTGCTAG
- a CDS encoding AAA domain-containing protein, producing MNDLKQILLSAAHIYYQYLSDNNLGLNEIAIKQFECRDDELILALKYSVGDMDLKLGGALLLQVGDRLYSIAEADSPKESEVMLHFYDEKQRTLFLNVSEAMAKMLEKAQKAKIPLKLFSDLKFLVQNVADFFDKYGEKLRLPSSIVHNPTPHIPRLSEEQNIALSKVLNSPLSYVWGPPGTGKTQAVLFEALLYYIKQGKRVGVVATTNNALEQVLKALIKQFDNLGLARDMILRLGMPTLQYMSEYPQTCDPSLLQKRKKLDLFSFQESTQDNIKIRLKNAFVVGVTLDGFISRYDKLDLHFSHIFLDECAYASLIKTCALCVDNTPLALFGDHKQLSPVCEMPPNKLTEAENNNAFVWNLSALFLEAFCKGESPAQLANMNEQGYSMPPLQDTILSTLSKTHRYGDNLARLLDNYVYHIGLRGTEMQMELFVVDSGAKSESDKQISENEAQMCARLCEKIANEEYAVITPFVKQRQRLVEQIKRDRVFTIHGSQGQEFDNVIFSPVSLHYYLTNSTQAHALYALNVAISRTKKRLFIVCDYAFWSRQKGQLIWAILQESKPFVLT from the coding sequence ATGAATGATTTAAAGCAGATTCTTCTCTCAGCAGCACATATTTATTACCAATATCTAAGTGATAATAATTTAGGTTTAAACGAGATTGCTATCAAGCAGTTTGAATGTAGAGATGATGAGCTGATACTTGCGTTGAAATATAGTGTAGGTGATATGGATTTGAAGCTAGGCGGGGCGTTGCTTTTGCAAGTGGGAGATAGGCTTTATAGCATTGCTGAGGCAGATTCTCCAAAGGAGAGTGAGGTAATGCTGCATTTTTATGATGAGAAGCAAAGGACACTTTTTCTTAATGTCAGTGAAGCGATGGCAAAGATGTTAGAAAAGGCGCAAAAGGCGAAGATCCCATTAAAGCTTTTTAGTGATTTGAAGTTTTTAGTGCAAAATGTGGCTGATTTTTTTGATAAATATGGCGAGAAGCTGCGTTTGCCAAGCTCTATAGTGCATAATCCTACCCCGCATATTCCCCGCTTAAGTGAGGAGCAAAATATCGCTTTATCCAAGGTGCTAAACTCACCTTTAAGCTATGTATGGGGACCGCCGGGCACAGGAAAAACACAAGCTGTGCTTTTTGAAGCCCTTTTGTATTATATCAAGCAGGGGAAGAGAGTGGGCGTTGTCGCTACGACAAATAATGCCCTAGAGCAAGTGCTAAAAGCTCTCATTAAGCAATTTGACAATCTAGGCTTAGCAAGGGATATGATATTGCGTTTGGGTATGCCTACATTGCAATATATGAGTGAATATCCCCAGACTTGCGACCCAAGCCTTTTGCAAAAGCGTAAAAAACTCGATTTATTTAGCTTCCAAGAAAGCACACAAGATAATATCAAAATACGCCTCAAAAATGCCTTTGTAGTGGGAGTAACGCTCGATGGCTTTATCTCCCGTTATGACAAATTAGATTTGCATTTTTCACATATTTTTTTAGATGAATGCGCGTATGCTTCATTGATTAAAACCTGTGCTTTATGTGTCGATAATACACCCCTAGCGCTTTTTGGCGACCATAAGCAGCTTTCTCCTGTGTGTGAAATGCCCCCAAATAAACTTACAGAAGCAGAGAATAATAATGCATTTGTGTGGAATCTCTCTGCCCTTTTTCTAGAAGCTTTTTGCAAAGGAGAAAGCCCAGCGCAACTTGCCAATATGAACGAGCAAGGTTATTCCATGCCGCCCTTGCAAGACACGATTCTAAGCACATTAAGCAAGACACATCGCTATGGAGACAATCTCGCGCGTTTGCTTGATAATTATGTTTATCATATAGGTTTAAGAGGCACAGAGATGCAAATGGAACTTTTTGTAGTCGATAGCGGCGCAAAAAGTGAGTCAGATAAGCAAATAAGTGAAAATGAGGCACAAATGTGTGCACGTTTGTGTGAGAAAATCGCAAATGAGGAATACGCGGTTATCACGCCCTTTGTCAAGCAGAGACAGCGACTTGTGGAGCAAATCAAACGTGATAGAGTTTTTACCATTCATGGCTCACAGGGGCAGGAGTTTGATAATGTGATTTTCTCTCCTGTGAGTTTGCATTATTATTTGACAAATTCTACTCAAGCACACGCGCTTTATGCGCTTAATGTGGCTATTTCACGCACGAAAAAGCGATTGTTTATCGTGTGTGATTATGCTTTTTGGAGTAGGCAAAAGGGGCAATTAATCTGGGCGATTCTGCAAGAATCTAAGCCATTTGTTTTAACTTAA
- the hypD gene encoding hydrogenase formation protein HypD: MQGSNIDLIENFRDKDVILAYAKKIEKLSSRLKSPLHIMEVCGGHTHTIMRYGLQDLLHKDIDFIHGPGCPVCIMPKNRINQAYEIAMQKDVILLTLGDMIKIPGSQGSLADARARGADVRFVYSPMQVLEVAKDNSHKRVVFFAIGFETTTPMSAALLERVIESNINNVLFHINHVLVPPPLRAIFDSKQCRVNALIAPSHVSVISGAKIYADIVRDYALPVVVSGFEPVDMMESIYQLVKQSIEGRAELEIQYKRVVNMEGNTKAQELIEHYFEERESFEWRGLGEIAHSALKLRGAYSHLDAEVVFDDILSKEYVPDNKACRCGDILRGVAKPFDCKVFGKSCTPSNPLGSCMVSSEGACAAYYKYGGALHR; the protein is encoded by the coding sequence GTGCAAGGTTCTAATATAGATTTGATTGAAAATTTCCGTGATAAAGATGTGATACTCGCCTATGCTAAAAAGATAGAAAAGCTCTCTTCTAGGCTTAAATCCCCACTTCATATTATGGAAGTGTGCGGCGGACATACACATACGATTATGCGCTATGGGTTGCAGGATTTGCTTCATAAGGATATTGACTTTATCCACGGACCGGGCTGCCCTGTGTGTATAATGCCTAAAAATCGCATTAATCAAGCCTATGAAATCGCTATGCAAAAAGATGTGATTTTGCTTACATTGGGAGATATGATAAAGATTCCGGGTTCACAAGGAAGCCTAGCAGATGCAAGGGCGAGGGGGGCTGATGTGCGCTTTGTGTATTCTCCTATGCAGGTGCTTGAGGTGGCAAAGGATAATTCGCATAAGCGTGTGGTGTTTTTTGCCATTGGGTTTGAGACCACTACGCCTATGAGTGCCGCATTGCTTGAGAGAGTTATAGAATCTAATATTAATAATGTGCTCTTTCATATTAATCACGTGCTTGTCCCCCCGCCTTTACGCGCAATTTTTGATTCTAAGCAATGTCGTGTCAATGCTTTGATTGCACCTTCCCACGTAAGCGTGATAAGCGGGGCAAAGATTTATGCAGATATTGTGCGTGATTATGCTTTACCTGTGGTGGTGAGCGGCTTTGAGCCTGTGGATATGATGGAGAGCATTTATCAGCTTGTAAAGCAAAGTATAGAGGGGAGAGCAGAGCTTGAGATTCAATACAAGCGTGTTGTGAATATGGAGGGTAATACAAAGGCACAAGAGCTAATAGAACACTATTTTGAAGAAAGAGAATCTTTTGAATGGCGTGGGCTAGGGGAGATAGCGCATTCTGCCTTAAAACTTAGGGGTGCATATAGCCATTTGGATGCGGAAGTGGTATTTGATGATATTTTAAGCAAAGAATATGTGCCGGATAATAAGGCTTGTCGCTGTGGGGATATTTTGCGCGGCGTGGCTAAGCCCTTTGATTGCAAAGTCTTTGGCAAATCCTGCACCCCAAGCAATCCTCTAGGAAGTTGTATGGTAAGCAGCGAGGGAGCTTGTGCGGCATATTATAAATATGGCGGTGCATTACATCGATGA
- a CDS encoding glycosyltransferase family 25 protein, whose product MNIFIVNLKRAKERKALMQKQFERMSATQKQQYNIIFFEAIDAKAGEHLAFKQYSKIASILFRGKEMSDGERACFASHYSLWQKCVELNEPIIVLEDDVEMIGDFWNKIAHIATSEYVYVRLMYLKENAYFYTLPDDFYVSFDSAAGTQGYYLTPLAARAFIESARIWYRPVDDYMDMFYIHHIPAVCVTPILRELSIETTIDGRESKIKWYVKIIREITRAYFECKKMFFLGCSKKSLLLPKNALQSLQIGVKRARF is encoded by the coding sequence ATGAATATTTTTATTGTCAATCTCAAACGTGCTAAAGAGCGTAAAGCTCTTATGCAAAAGCAGTTTGAAAGGATGAGTGCTACTCAAAAGCAGCAATATAATATTATTTTTTTTGAAGCCATTGACGCTAAGGCTGGAGAACATCTTGCCTTTAAGCAGTATTCTAAAATTGCAAGTATTTTGTTTCGCGGGAAAGAAATGAGTGATGGAGAGAGGGCGTGCTTTGCAAGTCATTATAGTCTGTGGCAAAAGTGTGTAGAACTGAATGAGCCTATCATAGTGCTTGAAGATGATGTGGAAATGATAGGGGATTTTTGGAATAAGATAGCGCATATCGCGACAAGTGAATATGTGTATGTGCGATTGATGTATTTGAAAGAAAATGCATATTTTTATACATTGCCTGATGATTTTTATGTGAGTTTTGATAGCGCTGCAGGGACACAGGGCTATTATCTTACACCATTAGCTGCAAGAGCTTTTATAGAATCTGCTAGGATATGGTATCGCCCAGTAGATGACTATATGGATATGTTTTATATACATCATATCCCTGCTGTGTGCGTTACACCTATCTTAAGGGAATTATCTATTGAAACCACGATAGATGGGCGAGAGAGCAAGATAAAATGGTATGTGAAAATTATAAGAGAGATAACAAGGGCATATTTTGAATGTAAAAAAATGTTTTTTTTAGGGTGCAGTAAAAAAAGTCTTTTGCTGCCAAAAAATGCTTTGCAATCTCTGCAGATAGGAGTAAAGCGTGCAAGGTTCTAA
- a CDS encoding HypC/HybG/HupF family hydrogenase formation chaperone: MCLAIPSKVVELKEQNMALVDTLGVKREVSLDLLNDEVSIGDWVLLHIGYAISKIDEESARESLRLYEQILEAIREEEEALIKANV; the protein is encoded by the coding sequence ATGTGTTTGGCTATACCTTCTAAAGTTGTAGAACTTAAAGAGCAGAATATGGCACTGGTGGATACACTGGGCGTCAAACGTGAGGTGAGCTTGGATTTACTCAATGATGAGGTAAGTATAGGAGATTGGGTGCTTTTACATATCGGCTATGCGATAAGTAAGATTGATGAGGAGAGTGCGCGAGAGAGCTTGAGGCTTTATGAGCAGATTCTAGAAGCTATACGTGAGGAAGAAGAAGCCTTGATAAAGGCAAATGTATGA
- the hypB gene encoding hydrogenase nickel incorporation protein HypB, producing MSLNRDERLNNNPNLNTKSIEIVSKILSKNDLKAQELREIYRSLGLYVVNLMSSPGSGKTTFLESLSTYTDMRFCVLEGDLQTNRDALRLEEKGVSAYQITTGEACHLEAAMIESALEALQKQCDMRQMEYLFIENVGNLVCPASYDLGAGLNIVLLSIPEGDDKVLKYPTMFMCADAVIVSKADMMGYFDFRLERVKSDLAQLKANVPLFTVSSKERESVIKVRDFIAERRTQGYCSTHQF from the coding sequence ATATCCTTAAATCGCGATGAGCGTTTGAATAACAATCCTAATTTAAATACAAAATCTATTGAAATAGTGAGTAAGATTCTCTCTAAAAATGACCTCAAAGCACAGGAGCTAAGGGAGATTTATCGCTCACTTGGCTTGTATGTGGTTAATCTTATGAGTTCTCCGGGTAGTGGAAAAACGACTTTTTTAGAATCTTTAAGCACTTATACAGATATGCGTTTTTGTGTGCTAGAGGGGGACTTGCAGACTAATCGCGATGCTTTGCGTTTAGAGGAAAAGGGCGTGAGTGCGTATCAAATCACCACAGGCGAGGCGTGCCATCTTGAAGCGGCGATGATAGAATCTGCCCTAGAGGCATTGCAAAAGCAATGTGATATGCGACAAATGGAATATTTGTTTATCGAAAATGTAGGGAATCTTGTGTGTCCGGCGAGTTATGACTTGGGCGCGGGACTAAATATCGTGCTACTCTCTATCCCTGAAGGCGATGATAAGGTGTTAAAATATCCTACGATGTTTATGTGCGCTGATGCGGTGATTGTAAGTAAGGCGGATATGATGGGGTATTTTGATTTTCGCTTAGAGCGCGTGAAAAGCGATTTAGCACAATTAAAGGCGAATGTGCCACTATTTACGGTAAGCAGTAAAGAGCGTGAGAGTGTTATAAAAGTGCGTGATTTTATCGCAGAGCGACGCACACAGGGTTATTGTAGCACTCATCAATTTTAA
- the hypF gene encoding carbamoyltransferase HypF has translation MKSQAYTIELFGVIQGVGFRPFVYRLAQSMNLKGYVQNRYDRLFIYIETSHRHILDDFLTSLLDQPPQNAHITHYRINDVLTFSPFSHNGFEIRDSQNMPSNAPCSLPLDTRPCEKCLADMRSNGRFKNYAFTTCTHCGARYTILNALPYDRIHTSMCDFPMCEECSSEYSNAFNRRFHAQPISCNMCAIRMRLIDKNGKIHTYKDARDDIKLIRQVAQAIEVGKILAIKGVGGFNLIANASNVETIATLRTRKNRPKKPFALMFKDLAQIESLSAISPLEREALLSPQAPIVLLRRHFQKGGILSEEALSLIAPDVSTLGAILPYNGIMHLLFRYIHTPLIFTSANLASLPIITDIDTLLETFCGANALIDMVLDYDREILHGADDSIMRLMAGDMRPLRLGRGYAPCNLSLPLRFQADGLIVGMGAGQKSTLSFVDSNQVLISPYIGDLQSVDSIKRYEKDFTFFSTLHKQDIGALVYDLHPQYPSTQKALAYGNGRDVKKYALSHHKAHFYALLAESNALEEAGIGIIWDGTGLGEDRHIWGGECFLYQPNGCGDSHTMERIYHFDEFVLLGGESSIKDIGKLALSLMWHYDIENIAEIVHFTSQEIELLAYGYERAMYPLTSSVGRIIDAVAYILGIVQIQSYEGQSGALLESYAYRDSSSNVVPYEFVIENDVISLDSAIKSVIADRANPCLGARRFLETLAQIALTLAKTQKIPFKVYFSGGVFQNKFLCDKIHDLFTTHHIPFYMHQKLPCNDASISLGQAVFGILQS, from the coding sequence ATGAAATCTCAAGCATATACCATAGAACTTTTTGGCGTGATACAGGGCGTTGGGTTTCGTCCTTTTGTCTATCGCTTAGCCCAAAGTATGAATCTTAAGGGCTATGTGCAAAACCGCTATGATAGGCTTTTTATTTATATAGAGACAAGCCATAGGCATATTTTAGATGATTTTCTTACCTCACTTTTAGACCAGCCTCCACAAAATGCGCATATTACGCATTATCGTATTAACGATGTTTTAACATTCTCTCCTTTCTCGCATAATGGCTTTGAAATTAGAGATTCTCAAAATATGCCATCAAATGCACCTTGCTCTTTGCCACTTGATACGCGCCCGTGTGAGAAATGTTTAGCTGATATGCGTTCCAATGGGCGATTTAAGAACTATGCTTTTACCACTTGCACCCATTGCGGAGCGCGATATACGATTCTAAACGCCCTGCCTTATGATAGAATCCACACTTCTATGTGCGATTTCCCTATGTGTGAGGAATGCAGCAGTGAATATAGCAATGCGTTTAATCGTAGATTCCACGCGCAGCCTATTTCGTGTAATATGTGCGCGATTAGAATGCGCTTGATTGATAAAAATGGCAAGATTCACACATATAAGGACGCTAGAGATGATATAAAGCTTATAAGGCAAGTTGCACAGGCTATTGAGGTGGGTAAGATTCTCGCTATAAAGGGCGTAGGGGGGTTTAACCTCATAGCAAATGCGAGCAATGTAGAGACAATTGCCACCTTACGCACGCGCAAAAATCGCCCTAAAAAGCCCTTTGCCCTGATGTTTAAGGATTTAGCACAAATAGAGAGCCTAAGTGCTATCTCTCCACTTGAGAGGGAGGCTCTGCTTTCTCCACAAGCTCCTATTGTGCTTTTACGGAGGCATTTTCAAAAGGGCGGGATTCTAAGTGAGGAAGCTCTCTCGCTTATCGCCCCTGATGTTAGCACTTTGGGCGCGATTTTGCCTTATAATGGCATTATGCACTTGCTTTTTAGATATATCCACACGCCGCTTATTTTCACAAGCGCGAATCTCGCCTCCTTGCCCATTATCACGGATATTGATACATTGCTAGAAACATTTTGTGGCGCAAATGCCCTTATTGATATGGTGTTAGACTATGATAGGGAGATTCTGCACGGGGCTGATGATAGCATTATGCGGCTAATGGCAGGGGATATGCGCCCTTTGCGCTTAGGCAGGGGCTATGCACCTTGCAATCTCTCTTTGCCATTAAGATTTCAAGCAGATGGGCTGATTGTAGGTATGGGAGCAGGGCAAAAATCTACTCTAAGCTTTGTTGATAGCAATCAAGTGCTAATAAGCCCATATATAGGGGATTTACAAAGCGTAGATTCTATAAAGCGATACGAGAAGGATTTTACATTTTTTAGCACACTCCATAAGCAGGATATTGGCGCACTCGTGTATGATTTACACCCACAATACCCCTCCACACAAAAGGCTCTAGCTTATGGTAATGGTAGAGATGTTAAGAAATATGCCCTCTCTCATCATAAGGCGCATTTTTATGCCCTTCTTGCTGAATCTAATGCTTTAGAGGAGGCGGGCATTGGCATTATATGGGATGGCACGGGATTGGGTGAGGATAGACATATTTGGGGTGGGGAATGCTTCTTGTATCAACCTAATGGCTGTGGGGATTCTCATACAATGGAGCGAATCTATCATTTTGATGAATTTGTGCTTTTGGGCGGAGAGAGCAGCATAAAGGATATTGGCAAACTCGCCCTAAGCCTAATGTGGCATTATGACATAGAAAATATTGCAGAGATAGTGCATTTCACGTCTCAAGAGATAGAGCTTTTAGCCTATGGGTATGAAAGGGCTATGTATCCGCTCACGAGCTCCGTAGGGAGGATTATAGATGCAGTGGCTTATATCCTAGGGATTGTGCAGATTCAAAGTTATGAGGGGCAGAGCGGGGCATTGCTAGAATCTTATGCATATAGGGATAGCTCAAGCAATGTTGTGCCCTATGAATTTGTAATAGAAAATGATGTAATTAGCCTCGATTCTGCGATTAAGAGCGTGATAGCAGATAGGGCAAATCCCTGCTTGGGTGCGAGGCGATTTTTAGAGACACTCGCTCAGATCGCCCTTACTTTAGCAAAAACTCAAAAAATACCCTTTAAAGTGTATTTTAGTGGCGGTGTATTTCAAAATAAGTTTCTTTGTGATAAAATTCACGATTTATTTACAACACATCACATTCCTTTTTATATGCATCAAAAATTACCTTGCAATGACGCGAGTATTAGCCTTGGACAGGCGGTATTTGGGATATTGCAATCTTAA
- a CDS encoding glycosyltransferase: protein MNHTLNIIIPVLNEEKRLQKGIEETLRFLQTHKIPHILSIVDNGSSDSTPILAQSLCKRFNSPALDSQISSRLEYIRLEQKGVGLSLRAAIKHNATRSNPCAFIGYMDIDLSTDLQHLCEVYERLCNGANIVVGSRLLQDSQVSGRSKKREILSRMLNVLLQCVLKTTFSDAMCGFKFYQASIAQHLVAHCNEDTSWFYCAQILIIAEQQGIKIEEIPVKWDDEPTHSKVKILSLSRIYLYQIWQLWLKRYRDKRG from the coding sequence ATGAATCACACTCTTAATATCATAATCCCCGTGCTCAATGAGGAAAAACGTCTACAAAAGGGCATAGAAGAAACTCTGCGCTTTTTACAAACGCACAAGATTCCACATATTCTTAGCATTGTCGATAATGGCTCAAGCGATAGTACTCCTATTTTGGCACAATCTTTATGTAAGAGATTTAATAGCCCTGCTTTAGATTCACAAATAAGCTCAAGGCTTGAATATATCCGCTTAGAGCAAAAAGGCGTAGGTCTAAGCTTACGCGCTGCTATCAAGCATAATGCAACAAGAAGCAATCCTTGTGCCTTCATAGGCTATATGGATATTGATTTATCCACAGATTTGCAACATTTATGCGAAGTATATGAGCGTTTATGCAATGGCGCAAATATCGTAGTAGGATCGAGACTCTTACAAGATTCTCAAGTATCTGGTAGAAGCAAGAAGCGCGAGATACTCTCACGTATGCTTAATGTCTTGCTACAATGCGTATTAAAGACTACATTTAGCGATGCGATGTGCGGGTTTAAATTCTACCAAGCCTCTATCGCTCAGCATTTAGTAGCACATTGCAATGAAGATACAAGCTGGTTTTATTGCGCTCAAATACTTATAATCGCGGAGCAACAAGGCATTAAAATAGAGGAAATCCCTGTAAAATGGGACGATGAACCCACACATTCAAAAGTAAAGATTCTAAGCCTCTCACGCATTTATTTATATCAAATATGGCAATTATGGCTTAAGCGATATAGGGATAAGAGGGGATAA